From a single Azospirillum thiophilum genomic region:
- a CDS encoding PDDEXK nuclease domain-containing protein has product MAKSVLPDGYAEWAESIKARVQAAQTRAALAATRELIVLYWEIGREILDRQERQGWGAKVIERLAADLRTAFPTMKGFSRTNLLYMRSFAAGWPDREIVPQLAGRLPWGHNRVLLDKVNDADARRWYAAAAIEHGWSRDMLVHRIEHRLRERLGNTSDNFGVTLPALQSDLARQTFKDPYLLDFLTLAPEARERDLERGLQEHLKKFLLELGKGFAFMGTQYPLQVGDREFYIDMLFFHTRLMCHIVIELKVGEFKPEHTGKMNFYLNAVDDLLKGPGHNRSIGLILCKEKDHLVVQYALHGVETPIGVAEYVVGSPLPETLSDMLPTVEEFEAQLGEASSPEPPASYGGHDAQSKAEDRNDMSEDSEVRPGG; this is encoded by the coding sequence ATGGCAAAGAGCGTTCTGCCGGATGGCTACGCCGAGTGGGCTGAGAGCATCAAGGCACGCGTTCAGGCGGCTCAGACGCGTGCCGCGCTGGCCGCCACCAGGGAACTGATCGTGCTCTACTGGGAGATTGGCCGGGAGATCCTGGACCGACAGGAGCGACAGGGATGGGGTGCCAAGGTCATCGAGCGGTTGGCCGCTGACCTGCGAACCGCCTTCCCGACGATGAAGGGCTTCTCGCGCACGAACCTGCTATACATGCGTTCCTTCGCGGCCGGCTGGCCTGACCGAGAAATTGTCCCACAACTTGCGGGACGATTGCCGTGGGGGCACAATCGAGTCCTCCTCGACAAGGTGAACGATGCCGACGCGCGCCGCTGGTATGCTGCGGCCGCCATTGAGCATGGTTGGAGCCGTGACATGCTGGTGCACCGGATCGAGCACCGGCTGCGCGAGCGGCTGGGCAACACGTCCGACAACTTCGGCGTCACGCTGCCGGCTCTGCAATCTGATCTGGCGCGCCAGACCTTCAAGGATCCCTACCTGCTCGACTTCCTCACGCTGGCACCGGAAGCGCGTGAACGGGATCTCGAACGCGGTTTGCAGGAGCACCTCAAGAAGTTCCTCCTGGAACTCGGCAAAGGCTTCGCCTTCATGGGCACGCAGTACCCGCTGCAGGTCGGTGACCGCGAATTCTACATCGATATGCTGTTCTTTCACACCCGACTGATGTGCCACATCGTGATCGAGTTGAAGGTTGGCGAGTTCAAGCCGGAACATACCGGCAAGATGAACTTCTACCTGAATGCCGTGGACGATCTGCTCAAGGGGCCGGGGCACAATCGCAGCATTGGCCTGATCCTGTGCAAGGAGAAGGACCACCTCGTCGTCCAGTACGCCCTTCACGGTGTCGAGACACCAATCGGGGTGGCCGAATACGTGGTCGGCTCGCCACTTCCTGAGACGCTGTCCGACATGCTGCCGACGGTCGAGGAATTTGAGGCGCAACTCGGCGAAGCATCATCCCCGGAACCGCCGGCGTCCTATGGCGGTCATGATGCGCAAAGCAAAGCCGAGGACCGAAATGATATGTCGGAGGACTCCGAGGTTCGTCCCGGCGGCTGA
- a CDS encoding phospholipase D-like domain-containing protein: protein MTASLAPLSYWLDVEAMTPPKESLDVRGSRWKRTSRVNRTDTVEWAFRTRPGVKVVNRVRIGLLNLDDAAKEMVLALKGKIKESPDPYQEPSKETGFLATFLVDRDGAPVHGSFQITAHAWKCAHLLGNTDLGTTIADFRKAEETLSAAFNAAFPHAEDKPMPLSGDWIVKAHDVLITGLGRLPAAVIDPRTAPDDATVAILLQSHNDRTGTLTPADAGSLNGFFFDDLERVIADAGKKPVSGGLAAYLGPALPEDDRKDLLADDQSRAVAFSAPSMLPLGKWPSRGTDPQAAEARHSLSLMQQVAVNAAFDVLSDDAGLFSVNGPPGTGKSTLLRDVIAQVVVERAAVMAAFAKPADAFQPGPQVRIGKDIYSSWAPDDRLRGFSIVVASSNNKAVENITLELPDAKSIQPSHLSGLDYFTDVAQNFMPDPETRAWGLISVAFGNSQNRRRAAELLWNSSQSAPPKSGSAKSAAPSAASKTLASMLKDEPGTRDGWTRAVRRFAVCRSEVEAILKVFKDLQTLPIAVKDAIEAGGIADLALQDVTAQVEQAKEAVAAAETEMNDAADRLRRAEAALDRLPKEAGWFSRLINRTGAQATDAERAAARQRCTETDQALERCREAQKAASQDVKAAEGRLAKAKSEMGAAMYAHAMASEALSKAEARIAGMKDLIRPENFAALSEAERHKVSLWVSHELDVKREALFLAALEVHKQFALCSEGRVLENLGLFFQHLTGLRAVRKSDPATVRNLWDTLFLVVPVISTAFASVGTMFAEDIGREQIGWLIIDEAGQALPQAAAGAIWRARRTMVVGDPEQIEPVSTIAESVSSELMARQGVSDPRFDATMASVQTIADSVNPFGGFLAKRDRVTVKRRVWVGCPLKVHRRCVNPMFTIANQVSYGGSMVLGRPSPDESAWKGPRPEYGPGGLTSCWLDISGSSTPTTHWIEDQGLKALEIVARLAAFDRDIGTALTDAGGKPLRAQHLNRNGTPNLFIIAPYASVAEEFRALLRKHKEEMFAGLADEVVEDWIRTSVGTVHSFQGGEAQTVILLLGGNPARERGIAWAAEKPNLLNVAATRAKARFYIIGDKAIWTRLGPDTFGLIADTPEFPTILAEPAFVRQADKERIERISTLDGHLQVLADAFAQAQRRIVITSPYMTLDAVGFEGLNLPALIRAAGGRGVRVGIYVDPTQNRKKPDDYRQALQRLADAGAIVRETSGFHNKSLVVDETEIVEGSFNWLSAQRRAGMTFQRHECSLRYRGPKAATFTEAAVQELKERWERRDAAA from the coding sequence ATGACTGCTTCGCTCGCGCCGCTTTCGTACTGGCTCGATGTCGAGGCCATGACACCACCGAAGGAAAGCCTGGATGTCCGCGGAAGCCGCTGGAAGCGAACCTCCCGCGTCAACCGTACCGACACCGTGGAGTGGGCCTTCCGCACCCGTCCCGGCGTCAAGGTGGTCAACCGGGTCCGCATCGGCCTGCTCAACCTCGACGATGCCGCCAAGGAGATGGTCCTCGCCCTGAAGGGCAAGATCAAGGAAAGCCCGGACCCCTATCAGGAGCCGAGCAAGGAAACCGGCTTCCTCGCCACCTTCCTGGTCGACCGCGACGGCGCCCCCGTCCACGGCTCCTTCCAGATCACCGCCCACGCCTGGAAATGCGCCCACCTCCTCGGCAACACGGACCTGGGCACCACGATCGCAGATTTCCGCAAGGCCGAGGAGACACTGTCGGCCGCCTTCAACGCGGCATTTCCGCATGCCGAAGACAAGCCCATGCCGCTCTCCGGCGACTGGATCGTCAAGGCCCACGACGTGCTCATCACCGGCCTCGGACGCCTGCCGGCCGCCGTCATCGATCCCAGAACAGCCCCGGACGACGCCACCGTCGCCATCCTGCTTCAATCCCACAACGACAGGACCGGCACCCTCACGCCCGCCGACGCCGGGTCGCTCAATGGCTTCTTCTTCGACGATCTGGAGCGCGTCATTGCCGACGCCGGCAAGAAGCCGGTCAGTGGCGGATTGGCCGCCTATCTGGGCCCAGCCTTGCCCGAGGACGACCGGAAAGACCTGCTGGCCGACGATCAGAGCCGTGCCGTCGCCTTCTCGGCTCCGTCCATGCTGCCGCTGGGCAAATGGCCCTCACGCGGCACCGATCCGCAGGCCGCCGAAGCCAGGCACAGCCTGTCGCTGATGCAGCAGGTGGCGGTGAACGCCGCCTTCGACGTGCTGTCCGACGATGCCGGCCTGTTCTCCGTGAACGGTCCGCCAGGTACCGGAAAATCGACCCTGTTGCGTGACGTCATCGCCCAGGTCGTCGTCGAGCGCGCGGCGGTCATGGCCGCCTTCGCCAAGCCCGCGGATGCCTTTCAGCCTGGTCCGCAGGTCCGCATCGGCAAGGACATCTATTCCTCCTGGGCGCCCGACGACCGCCTGCGCGGGTTCTCCATCGTCGTTGCCTCCAGCAACAACAAGGCGGTCGAGAACATCACCCTCGAATTGCCCGACGCCAAGAGCATCCAGCCGTCACATCTGTCCGGCCTGGACTATTTCACCGATGTCGCCCAGAACTTCATGCCGGATCCGGAAACCCGCGCCTGGGGGCTGATCTCCGTCGCGTTCGGCAACAGCCAGAACCGCCGCCGCGCCGCCGAACTGCTGTGGAATTCGTCCCAGAGCGCGCCGCCGAAATCCGGTTCCGCCAAGAGCGCCGCCCCGTCCGCGGCGTCCAAGACCCTGGCGTCCATGCTGAAGGACGAACCGGGAACCAGGGACGGCTGGACCAGGGCCGTCCGCCGTTTCGCCGTCTGCCGGTCGGAGGTCGAAGCCATCCTGAAGGTCTTCAAGGATCTCCAGACGCTTCCCATCGCGGTCAAGGACGCCATCGAAGCCGGCGGGATCGCCGATCTAGCCCTGCAAGACGTCACTGCTCAGGTCGAGCAGGCCAAGGAGGCCGTGGCCGCCGCCGAGACGGAGATGAACGACGCCGCAGACCGGCTGCGCCGGGCTGAAGCCGCGCTCGACCGCCTTCCCAAGGAGGCTGGCTGGTTCAGCCGTCTCATCAACCGGACGGGCGCGCAAGCCACGGACGCCGAGCGCGCGGCAGCCCGGCAGCGCTGCACCGAGACCGACCAGGCGCTGGAACGCTGCCGCGAAGCGCAGAAGGCGGCGTCCCAAGACGTCAAGGCGGCCGAGGGCCGCTTGGCCAAGGCCAAAAGCGAGATGGGGGCGGCCATGTACGCCCATGCGATGGCTTCCGAAGCGCTGAGCAAGGCCGAAGCGCGGATCGCCGGCATGAAGGACCTCATCAGGCCCGAGAATTTCGCCGCATTGAGCGAGGCCGAGCGCCACAAGGTCTCCCTCTGGGTTTCCCACGAACTCGACGTCAAGCGGGAGGCCCTGTTCCTCGCCGCCCTGGAGGTGCACAAGCAGTTCGCGCTCTGCTCGGAAGGGCGCGTCCTGGAGAACCTCGGCCTGTTCTTCCAGCACCTGACCGGCTTGCGGGCTGTACGCAAGAGCGATCCCGCCACGGTGCGGAATCTGTGGGACACCCTGTTCCTGGTCGTGCCGGTCATCTCCACCGCCTTCGCGTCGGTCGGGACCATGTTCGCCGAGGACATCGGCCGGGAACAGATCGGCTGGCTGATCATCGACGAGGCCGGCCAAGCCCTTCCGCAAGCCGCGGCCGGGGCCATCTGGCGCGCCAGGCGCACCATGGTCGTCGGTGACCCCGAGCAGATCGAACCCGTCTCCACGATCGCGGAATCCGTCTCCAGCGAATTGATGGCGCGCCAAGGCGTCAGCGATCCCCGTTTCGACGCCACCATGGCCTCGGTCCAGACCATCGCCGACAGCGTCAATCCGTTCGGCGGCTTCCTCGCCAAGCGCGACCGGGTGACGGTCAAGCGCCGCGTCTGGGTCGGATGTCCGCTGAAGGTCCATCGCCGCTGCGTCAACCCCATGTTCACCATCGCCAACCAGGTCTCCTACGGCGGTTCCATGGTGCTCGGCCGCCCCTCGCCGGACGAGAGCGCCTGGAAGGGACCGCGGCCGGAATACGGCCCCGGCGGCCTAACGTCCTGCTGGCTCGACATCTCGGGATCCTCGACCCCGACGACGCACTGGATCGAGGACCAGGGCCTGAAGGCGCTGGAGATCGTCGCACGCCTCGCCGCCTTCGACCGTGACATCGGCACCGCCCTGACGGACGCCGGCGGCAAGCCGCTCCGCGCCCAGCACCTCAACAGGAACGGCACACCCAACCTGTTCATCATCGCGCCATACGCCTCGGTCGCGGAGGAGTTTCGCGCCCTGCTCCGCAAGCACAAGGAAGAGATGTTCGCCGGACTTGCGGACGAGGTGGTCGAAGATTGGATCAGGACCTCGGTTGGGACGGTGCATTCCTTCCAGGGCGGCGAGGCACAGACCGTGATCCTGCTGCTCGGCGGCAACCCGGCCAGGGAACGGGGCATCGCCTGGGCGGCCGAAAAGCCGAACCTGCTCAACGTCGCCGCCACACGCGCCAAGGCGCGCTTCTACATCATCGGCGACAAGGCGATCTGGACCAGGCTCGGACCGGACACCTTCGGCCTGATCGCCGACACCCCGGAGTTCCCGACCATCCTTGCCGAGCCGGCCTTCGTGCGGCAGGCCGACAAGGAGCGCATCGAACGCATCTCCACGCTGGACGGCCATCTCCAGGTCCTGGCCGATGCCTTCGCCCAGGCCCAGCGCCGCATCGTGATCACCTCACCCTACATGACGCTGGACGCGGTGGGCTTCGAGGGCCTCAATCTTCCGGCCTTGATCCGGGCGGCCGGCGGGCGTGGTGTGCGGGTGGGCATTTACGTCGACCCGACGCAGAACCGGAAGAAACCCGATGATTACCGCCAGGCTCTCCAGCGCCTGGCGGACGCCGGCGCCATCGTCCGGGAGACATCTGGCTTCCACAACAAGTCGCTGGTCGTCGATGAGACGGAGATCGTCGAAGGGTCCTTCAACTGGCTCTCCGCCCAGCGCCGGGCCGGCATGACCTTCCAGCGGCACGAATGTTCGCTCCGCTACCGCGGCCCGAAGGCGGCGACCTTCACCGAAGCGGCGGTCCAGGAATTGAAGGAGCGTTGGGAACGGCGGGACGCGGCGGCATGA
- a CDS encoding restriction endonuclease yields the protein MPGEKVYTAQSGAMQGINMTGMVGIDHDMPIRTVSVDMPDRLARPECWPRSRLLPPAELGAIRRLAKEMESRRDPWEAPFRIVNGTVVAFTSIAGKNGRVHPQPFPCQTAFGASLDILIAGKASRIQRLQTRLGTAEFEALRSGRLIIAIERMGKVEGACEYDLRATPEADAAWTECVGFVEGCAATSPVMNVPEAHAIVATWSSAFRDYGSPDRNVRMGWAMSLMVHAETVGERYEDVKHATPTTRFHHTPTLNRLTEVLLATSTFAEFLEKSAILAGDVQCRRDLEREHAALINDESADVAEEHIDLYCTVMNTLDLGLRLPQWTESGRCWTALDPSTDALYPIRIDPTSMDEHLATIFWKCLPLALAIVPPGVLDGSDIPIDTTQTERDAWETVHADDTPGALIGIAADIITEAAIEKRWTIPPGATVEIRIGPYVSAEFHEGIGGVVVILRTSSRLFRVAHIDPETAYIDTVAPNMEHDDQSGEALGILHVVLASIVRDFWVVEERERVISLAAPRAPTERRSDRDEPRFVYLPRVAYVTSVSADRVREHLGLRDHGEEGQVRAGHIRRLPKGYRASALQMELARRFGHVIPERHTFVRPHSVRGGLRSVVYRSRSALGLLRSEMVRVTTAFPEWFAFERDVGRWMERQGFAVEHRTPRNDGGIDLLCVRGGETWFVQCKCWALHRPVGPDVVRELVGSIQHHMPDARGMVVTTSRFTAEAEAVAEDCGIVCLAGDVLAIELLHT from the coding sequence ATGCCGGGCGAGAAGGTCTACACCGCGCAATCAGGCGCGATGCAGGGGATAAACATGACGGGAATGGTTGGCATCGACCACGACATGCCGATACGCACGGTCAGCGTGGACATGCCGGATCGACTGGCACGCCCCGAATGCTGGCCGCGGTCCCGCCTGCTTCCGCCAGCCGAACTCGGCGCGATCCGACGGCTGGCCAAGGAGATGGAGAGCCGCCGAGATCCATGGGAGGCACCGTTCCGCATCGTGAACGGCACTGTGGTCGCCTTCACGTCCATTGCCGGCAAAAACGGCCGGGTGCACCCACAGCCGTTTCCATGCCAGACAGCCTTCGGCGCCAGCCTCGACATTCTCATTGCGGGAAAGGCCAGCCGTATTCAGCGCCTGCAGACTCGTCTCGGGACGGCGGAATTCGAGGCGTTGAGATCTGGTCGCCTGATCATCGCGATCGAGCGCATGGGCAAGGTCGAAGGCGCCTGCGAATACGATCTCCGGGCGACGCCGGAAGCCGACGCAGCATGGACTGAGTGCGTTGGTTTCGTGGAAGGCTGTGCCGCAACGTCACCAGTGATGAACGTGCCGGAGGCGCATGCCATCGTTGCCACTTGGTCGTCGGCGTTCAGGGATTACGGCTCCCCCGATCGCAATGTCCGGATGGGGTGGGCGATGTCCCTGATGGTCCACGCGGAGACCGTGGGAGAGCGGTACGAAGACGTAAAGCATGCGACACCGACGACGCGTTTCCACCACACCCCGACACTCAACCGTCTGACGGAGGTGCTCCTGGCCACGTCGACATTCGCCGAGTTCCTGGAAAAATCGGCAATCTTGGCCGGCGACGTCCAATGTCGCCGTGATCTGGAGCGCGAACACGCGGCGCTCATTAACGACGAGAGCGCTGATGTCGCGGAGGAGCATATCGACCTTTACTGCACTGTCATGAACACGCTCGATCTTGGGCTCCGACTTCCACAGTGGACGGAGTCGGGTCGGTGTTGGACGGCCCTCGATCCGAGCACGGACGCCCTCTACCCGATCCGCATCGATCCAACGTCAATGGACGAGCACCTGGCAACGATCTTCTGGAAATGCTTGCCCCTCGCGCTGGCCATCGTTCCGCCCGGCGTCCTTGATGGTTCTGACATCCCCATCGACACAACACAGACTGAACGCGACGCTTGGGAGACGGTGCACGCCGACGACACGCCGGGAGCACTCATCGGCATCGCTGCCGACATCATCACTGAAGCCGCCATTGAGAAGCGCTGGACGATTCCACCCGGAGCGACAGTCGAGATCCGCATCGGCCCGTACGTGAGCGCGGAGTTCCACGAGGGTATCGGTGGCGTCGTCGTCATCCTGCGGACCAGCAGCCGGCTGTTTCGCGTCGCCCATATAGACCCGGAGACCGCCTACATCGATACGGTGGCCCCCAACATGGAGCACGATGACCAATCGGGTGAGGCGCTTGGTATCCTTCATGTTGTGCTGGCCTCGATCGTCCGTGATTTCTGGGTCGTCGAGGAACGGGAACGCGTCATCTCTCTCGCCGCTCCCCGAGCACCAACCGAGCGACGATCCGACCGGGACGAACCGCGCTTCGTTTATCTGCCGCGGGTGGCCTACGTCACGTCTGTGTCGGCTGACCGGGTGCGAGAGCACCTTGGGCTCAGGGATCATGGGGAGGAGGGGCAGGTCAGAGCCGGGCATATCCGTCGCTTGCCGAAAGGTTACAGAGCGAGCGCATTACAGATGGAACTCGCCCGGCGCTTCGGTCACGTCATCCCCGAGCGTCACACCTTCGTGCGGCCCCATTCCGTCCGTGGCGGATTGCGGTCGGTGGTCTACCGCAGCCGGTCCGCACTCGGTCTACTGCGCAGCGAGATGGTGCGCGTGACGACAGCCTTCCCGGAGTGGTTCGCGTTCGAACGCGACGTTGGCCGTTGGATGGAGCGCCAAGGTTTCGCCGTCGAGCACCGGACCCCGCGCAACGACGGAGGCATCGATCTGCTGTGCGTCAGGGGTGGGGAGACCTGGTTCGTACAATGCAAGTGTTGGGCGCTCCACCGGCCCGTCGGACCGGACGTAGTCCGCGAACTCGTCGGCAGCATCCAGCACCACATGCCCGACGCCAGAGGCATGGTAGTCACGACCAGCCGGTTCACCGCCGAGGCGGAGGCCGTTGCCGAGGACTGCGGCATCGTGTGCCTCGCTGGCGACGTTCTGGCCATCGAATTGCTCCACACCTGA